Proteins encoded in a region of the Diabrotica virgifera virgifera chromosome 4, PGI_DIABVI_V3a genome:
- the LOC114325308 gene encoding copper homeostasis protein cutC homolog, whose product MKMSKVKLEVCVDSLESAAAALQGGADRLELCSSLADGGLTPTPGLLIQVQNLNSRNVPVYCLLRCRPGNFIYTPDEIEIMKEDAKILRRNGADGFVFGILMENGDVNMKLCREIIKYCHPLPLTFHRAFDFCRRPTIEVEVIIDLGFQRILTSGKQRTAQMGVKLIKKLMEQVGNRIIIMPGGGVNKDNVKFILENTGATEIHGSFSSPKEPETERPEEDSEAVVGNREAPIMVTNENTVTEIVNMLKEV is encoded by the coding sequence ATGAAAATGTCAAAGGTTAAACTTGAAGTTTGTGTTGACAGCCTGGAGTCAGCAGCGGCGGCCCTGCAAGGGGGTGCCGATCGACTCGAGTTGTGCTCTTCTCTGGCAGATGGAGGGCTAACTCCTACCCCCGGTTTGCTGATCCAAGTTCAAAATTTAAATTCCAGAAATGTTCCAGTTTATTGTCTTTTGCGTTGCAGACCTGGAAATTTTATTTATACTCCTGATgagattgaaattatgaaagaagaCGCGAAAATATTACGCAGAAATGGAGCTGACGGGTTTGTTTTTGGGATCCTGATGGAAAATGGGGATGTTAATATGAAATTGTGTCGTGAAATCATCAAATATTGCCATCCTCTTCCTCTCACATTCCATAGAGCTTTTGATTTTTGCAGAAGGCCTACTATTGAGGTTGAAGTCATCATCGATTTGGGTTTCCAAAGAATTTTAACAAGTGGAAAGCAACGTACAGCGCAAATGGGTGTCAAACTGATTAAAAAACTCATGGAGCAAGTGGGAAATAGAATCATAATCATGCCTGGAGGAGGAGTCAACAAAGACAATGTTAAATTCATCTTGGAAAACACTGGTGCTACAGAAATCCATGGTTCGTTTAGTTCTCCGAAAGAACCTGAAACCGAGAGACCAGAAGAGGACAGCGAGGCTGTAGTGGGAAACAGGGAGGCTCCTATTATGGTAACTAACGAAAATACTGTGACCGAAATAGTAAATATGTTAAAAGAGGTGTAA